A single genomic interval of Musa acuminata AAA Group cultivar baxijiao chromosome BXJ3-4, Cavendish_Baxijiao_AAA, whole genome shotgun sequence harbors:
- the LOC135586784 gene encoding transcription initiation factor TFIID subunit 4b-like isoform X1, producing the protein MDPSIMKLLEEDEDESMHSGADVEALSAALNRDIGGDPAALARPPESDTGVSMLGSSSASKQVLGQWQTSSEVENEQQIQQKEQKRHLQSSEQHSSGGELIQAGSVSQPQDEQINNQPQHDCPTIQQEASHSDDLQRQPEANLLEKEQVKKPEQNTIQASDIVEGRKQEVAQHSENQQQHLGQQSNSQQIASANIANMAVQHSENQQQHIVQQSNSQQIPTSNQANMAMRRTKAASSIPFHLLIPILRPHLDKDRSMQLQAIFAKLRNNEVSKEDFLRVIRNIVGDQMLRQAAQKVQVQLQAQAARGAQTNTNSFSLQSQASSQQLASSVPPQITGAQSFPALHSIPSSQSLKVTGSPPHQPYVPPLTFQVQPGTGLTAPDNSTQKPREVETKSDGKGAQSVQNYTSNTNITNPERDVSMVSLQPVNKQQHHAQLPQSSFSVSGATSSYNTHAYPRPSMSSSTSIRPQNLDSHARQVSVTPGAVSTQLRPTQSVSVINVPKYEQNPANEAKRQQVGSVTASQHNPIAWQLSANKDQKGNTFPSMAVKQELVDQSSEPPNKSHFASSESTLFGSAHVNQGNHALGSSSTTGTTQISGSVPSQVDQIVQLHSHISSATPPLGGATAKTPSKKPSVGQKKLFEAPGTSPPMPSKKQKTSGTSLDQSIEQLNDVTAVSGVNLREEEEQLLSGLKEESRASEATRRIVQEEEERLLLLKAPLQRKLSDIMLKCGLKNIGGDVERCLSMCVEERLKGLISYLIRLSKQRVDIEKSRHRFVITSDVRRQILLANQKTKEEWDKKQAEESEKLRKVNELQMDGNSGVDAEKDKEDGRPKALKANKEEDDKMRATAANVAARAAVGGDDMLSKWQLMAEQARQKREGLNGAPGKTASSKPLLSLGRSSREKQESEKKGSSAVSASGGTRRFGRKNALESHPKVARNVSLKDVIAVLEREPQMSKSSLIYRLYERLSSNSSAT; encoded by the exons GTGTATCGATGCTAGGGAGTAGTTCTGCATCAAAGCAAGTCCTTGGGCAGTGGCAAACTTCCAGTGAGGTAGAAAATGAGCAGCAAATccaacaaaaagaacaaaaacgTCACTTACAATCCTCAGAGCAGCATTCATCTGGAGGAGAATTGATTCAGGCAGGGTCTGTTTCTCAACCTCAAGATGAACAAATCAATAACCAACCACAACATGATTGTCCCACTATTCAACAAGAAGCATCTCATTCAGATGACCTCCAACGACAGCCAGAAGCCAATTTACTTGAAAAAGAACAGGTAAAGAAACCTGAGCAAAATACTATCCAAGCCTCAGACATAGTTGAGGGCCGAAAGCAAGAGGTTGCTCAGCATTCTGAGAACCAGCAGCAACACCTAGGACAGCAGTCAAATAGTCAACAAATAGCTTCTGCTAACATAGCAAACATGGCTGTGCAGCATTCTGAGAACCAGCAGCAGCACATAGTGCAGCAGTCAAATAGTCAACAAATACCCACTTCTAACCAAGCAAATATGGCAATGAGGAGAACAAAAGCTGCTTCTTCCATACCATTCCATTTGCTGATTCCAATTTTACGGCCTCATCTTGACAAAGACAGATCTATGCAGCTACAGGCTATTTTCGCCAAACTTAGG aataatgaAGTCAGCAAAGAGGACTTCTTGAGAGTGATAAGGAACATTGTCGGGGACCAGATGCTTAGACAGGCAGCTCAAAAGGTCCAGGTGCAG CTTCAGGCTCAGGCAGCTAGAGGTGCACAGACAAATACAAATTCTTTCTCATTACAGTCTCAAGCTTCCTCTCAGCAACTTGCTTCTAGTGTTCCTCCACAGATCACTGGGGCACAATCATTTCCAGCACTCCATTCCATACCATCATCTCAGAGTCTAAAAGTCACTGGATCACCTCCCCACCAACCTTATGTGCCCCCTTTGACATTTCAAGTGCAGCCTGGCACAGGTCTTACAGCTCCTGACAACAGCACTCAAAAGCCACGAGAAGTTGAGACTAAATCAGATGGAAAGGGTGCCCAGTCTGTACAAAATTACACCAGCAACACAAATATCACCAATCCAGAAAGAgatgtttcaatggtttcattacaaccaGTTAACAAGCAGCAGCATCATGCACAACTTCCACAATCATCTTTCTCGGTATCTGGAGCCACAAGTAGTTATAATACGCATGCATATCCCAGGCCATCTATGAGTTCCTCAACTTCTATTAGACCACAAAATCTAGATTCACATGCAAGACAAGTTTCAGTTACTCCAGGAGCTGTTTCAACACAATTAAGGCCAACCCAGTCAGTGAGTGTAATAAATGTGCCTAAATATGAGCAGAATCCTGCCAATGAAGCTAAGAGACAACAAGTTGGTTCAGTCACAGCCTCCCAGCATAACCCAATTGCATGGCAATTATCAGCAAACAAAGATCAGAAAGGTAACACTTTCCCATCAATGGCTGTAAAGCAGGAGCTTGTTGATCAGTCATCCGAACCCCCAAACAAGTCCCACTTTGCATCTTCCGAGAGCACTTTATTTGGTTCAGCACATGTTAACCAAGGAAATCATGCACTTGGATCTTCAAGTACAACAGGAACAACTCAGATCTCAGGTTCTGTGCCTAGCCAAGTGGATCAAATTGTGCAG TTGCACTCTCATATTTCGTCTGCAACTCCACCACTTGGCGGGGCTACTGCAAAAACTCCCTCAAAGAAACCATCTGTTGGGCAGAAGAAGCTATTTGAAGCACCAGGCACATCTCCACCCATGCCCAG TAAAAAGCAGAAGACATCTGGTACTTCTCTTGATCAAAGCATTGAACAACTGAATGATGTTACAGCTGTTAGTGGAGTTAATTTAAGG GAAGAGGAAGAACAGCTATTATCTGGGTTGAAGGAGGAGAGCCGGGCTTCAGAAGCAACTCGTAGGATtgtacaagaagaagaagagaggctgctTTTGCTGAAGGCCCCCCTTCAGAGAAAGCTATCTGATATCA TGCTGAAATGTGGTTTAAAGAATATAGGTGGTGATGTGGAGCGATGCCTGTCAATG TGTGTGGAAGAACGGTTGAAGGGGTTGATATCTTATCTTATAAGACTGTCAAAACAG AGGGTTGACATTGAAAAATCGAGGCATCGGTTTGTCATCACTTCAGATGTCCGACGCCAGATTTTGTTAGCGAACCAAAAAACCAAGGAAGAGTGGGACAAAAAGCAGGCTGAAGAGTCTGAAAAGCTTCGTAAAGTAAATGAA TTGCAGATGGATGGAAACTCAGGGGTTGATGCTGAAAAGGACAAAGAAGATGGTCGTCCAAAGGCCCTTAAG GCTAACAAGGAAGAGGATGACAAAATGAGAGCAACTGCTGCAAATGTTGCAGCCCGAGCTGCTGTTGGTGGAGATGATATGCTGTCGAAATGGCAACTCATGGCTGAACAAGCTCGGCAGAAACGCGAAGGACTCAATGGGGCACCTGGTAAAACTGCAAGCAGCAAACCATTACTGAGCTTAGGAAGAAGCTCGAGAGAAAAGCAAGAATCTGAAAAGAAAGGCTCTTCTGCTGTGTCTGCATCAG GGGGTACAAGGAGATTTGGCAGGAAAAATGCACTGGAATCTCATCCGAAAGTGGCACGTAATGTTTCTCTCAAGGATGTGATTGCAGTCCTCGAGAGGGAACCTCAGATGTCAAAATCATCTTTGATCTACCGCCTGTACGAGAGACTGTCAAGTAATTCATCCGCAACATGA
- the LOC135586784 gene encoding transcription initiation factor TFIID subunit 4b-like isoform X3, with product MDPSIMKLLEEDEDESMHSGADVEALSAALNRDIGGDPAALARPPESDTGSSSASKQVLGQWQTSSEVENEQQIQQKEQKRHLQSSEQHSSGGELIQAGSVSQPQDEQINNQPQHDCPTIQQEASHSDDLQRQPEANLLEKEQVKKPEQNTIQASDIVEGRKQEVAQHSENQQQHLGQQSNSQQIASANIANMAVQHSENQQQHIVQQSNSQQIPTSNQANMAMRRTKAASSIPFHLLIPILRPHLDKDRSMQLQAIFAKLRNNEVSKEDFLRVIRNIVGDQMLRQAAQKVQVQLQAQAARGAQTNTNSFSLQSQASSQQLASSVPPQITGAQSFPALHSIPSSQSLKVTGSPPHQPYVPPLTFQVQPGTGLTAPDNSTQKPREVETKSDGKGAQSVQNYTSNTNITNPERDVSMVSLQPVNKQQHHAQLPQSSFSVSGATSSYNTHAYPRPSMSSSTSIRPQNLDSHARQVSVTPGAVSTQLRPTQSVSVINVPKYEQNPANEAKRQQVGSVTASQHNPIAWQLSANKDQKGNTFPSMAVKQELVDQSSEPPNKSHFASSESTLFGSAHVNQGNHALGSSSTTGTTQISGSVPSQVDQIVQLHSHISSATPPLGGATAKTPSKKPSVGQKKLFEAPGTSPPMPSKKQKTSGTSLDQSIEQLNDVTAVSGVNLREEEEQLLSGLKEESRASEATRRIVQEEEERLLLLKAPLQRKLSDIMLKCGLKNIGGDVERCLSMCVEERLKGLISYLIRLSKQRVDIEKSRHRFVITSDVRRQILLANQKTKEEWDKKQAEESEKLRKVNELQMDGNSGVDAEKDKEDGRPKALKANKEEDDKMRATAANVAARAAVGGDDMLSKWQLMAEQARQKREGLNGAPGKTASSKPLLSLGRSSREKQESEKKGSSAVSASGGTRRFGRKNALESHPKVARNVSLKDVIAVLEREPQMSKSSLIYRLYERLSSNSSAT from the exons GGAGTAGTTCTGCATCAAAGCAAGTCCTTGGGCAGTGGCAAACTTCCAGTGAGGTAGAAAATGAGCAGCAAATccaacaaaaagaacaaaaacgTCACTTACAATCCTCAGAGCAGCATTCATCTGGAGGAGAATTGATTCAGGCAGGGTCTGTTTCTCAACCTCAAGATGAACAAATCAATAACCAACCACAACATGATTGTCCCACTATTCAACAAGAAGCATCTCATTCAGATGACCTCCAACGACAGCCAGAAGCCAATTTACTTGAAAAAGAACAGGTAAAGAAACCTGAGCAAAATACTATCCAAGCCTCAGACATAGTTGAGGGCCGAAAGCAAGAGGTTGCTCAGCATTCTGAGAACCAGCAGCAACACCTAGGACAGCAGTCAAATAGTCAACAAATAGCTTCTGCTAACATAGCAAACATGGCTGTGCAGCATTCTGAGAACCAGCAGCAGCACATAGTGCAGCAGTCAAATAGTCAACAAATACCCACTTCTAACCAAGCAAATATGGCAATGAGGAGAACAAAAGCTGCTTCTTCCATACCATTCCATTTGCTGATTCCAATTTTACGGCCTCATCTTGACAAAGACAGATCTATGCAGCTACAGGCTATTTTCGCCAAACTTAGG aataatgaAGTCAGCAAAGAGGACTTCTTGAGAGTGATAAGGAACATTGTCGGGGACCAGATGCTTAGACAGGCAGCTCAAAAGGTCCAGGTGCAG CTTCAGGCTCAGGCAGCTAGAGGTGCACAGACAAATACAAATTCTTTCTCATTACAGTCTCAAGCTTCCTCTCAGCAACTTGCTTCTAGTGTTCCTCCACAGATCACTGGGGCACAATCATTTCCAGCACTCCATTCCATACCATCATCTCAGAGTCTAAAAGTCACTGGATCACCTCCCCACCAACCTTATGTGCCCCCTTTGACATTTCAAGTGCAGCCTGGCACAGGTCTTACAGCTCCTGACAACAGCACTCAAAAGCCACGAGAAGTTGAGACTAAATCAGATGGAAAGGGTGCCCAGTCTGTACAAAATTACACCAGCAACACAAATATCACCAATCCAGAAAGAgatgtttcaatggtttcattacaaccaGTTAACAAGCAGCAGCATCATGCACAACTTCCACAATCATCTTTCTCGGTATCTGGAGCCACAAGTAGTTATAATACGCATGCATATCCCAGGCCATCTATGAGTTCCTCAACTTCTATTAGACCACAAAATCTAGATTCACATGCAAGACAAGTTTCAGTTACTCCAGGAGCTGTTTCAACACAATTAAGGCCAACCCAGTCAGTGAGTGTAATAAATGTGCCTAAATATGAGCAGAATCCTGCCAATGAAGCTAAGAGACAACAAGTTGGTTCAGTCACAGCCTCCCAGCATAACCCAATTGCATGGCAATTATCAGCAAACAAAGATCAGAAAGGTAACACTTTCCCATCAATGGCTGTAAAGCAGGAGCTTGTTGATCAGTCATCCGAACCCCCAAACAAGTCCCACTTTGCATCTTCCGAGAGCACTTTATTTGGTTCAGCACATGTTAACCAAGGAAATCATGCACTTGGATCTTCAAGTACAACAGGAACAACTCAGATCTCAGGTTCTGTGCCTAGCCAAGTGGATCAAATTGTGCAG TTGCACTCTCATATTTCGTCTGCAACTCCACCACTTGGCGGGGCTACTGCAAAAACTCCCTCAAAGAAACCATCTGTTGGGCAGAAGAAGCTATTTGAAGCACCAGGCACATCTCCACCCATGCCCAG TAAAAAGCAGAAGACATCTGGTACTTCTCTTGATCAAAGCATTGAACAACTGAATGATGTTACAGCTGTTAGTGGAGTTAATTTAAGG GAAGAGGAAGAACAGCTATTATCTGGGTTGAAGGAGGAGAGCCGGGCTTCAGAAGCAACTCGTAGGATtgtacaagaagaagaagagaggctgctTTTGCTGAAGGCCCCCCTTCAGAGAAAGCTATCTGATATCA TGCTGAAATGTGGTTTAAAGAATATAGGTGGTGATGTGGAGCGATGCCTGTCAATG TGTGTGGAAGAACGGTTGAAGGGGTTGATATCTTATCTTATAAGACTGTCAAAACAG AGGGTTGACATTGAAAAATCGAGGCATCGGTTTGTCATCACTTCAGATGTCCGACGCCAGATTTTGTTAGCGAACCAAAAAACCAAGGAAGAGTGGGACAAAAAGCAGGCTGAAGAGTCTGAAAAGCTTCGTAAAGTAAATGAA TTGCAGATGGATGGAAACTCAGGGGTTGATGCTGAAAAGGACAAAGAAGATGGTCGTCCAAAGGCCCTTAAG GCTAACAAGGAAGAGGATGACAAAATGAGAGCAACTGCTGCAAATGTTGCAGCCCGAGCTGCTGTTGGTGGAGATGATATGCTGTCGAAATGGCAACTCATGGCTGAACAAGCTCGGCAGAAACGCGAAGGACTCAATGGGGCACCTGGTAAAACTGCAAGCAGCAAACCATTACTGAGCTTAGGAAGAAGCTCGAGAGAAAAGCAAGAATCTGAAAAGAAAGGCTCTTCTGCTGTGTCTGCATCAG GGGGTACAAGGAGATTTGGCAGGAAAAATGCACTGGAATCTCATCCGAAAGTGGCACGTAATGTTTCTCTCAAGGATGTGATTGCAGTCCTCGAGAGGGAACCTCAGATGTCAAAATCATCTTTGATCTACCGCCTGTACGAGAGACTGTCAAGTAATTCATCCGCAACATGA